In Streptomyces ambofaciens ATCC 23877, a single genomic region encodes these proteins:
- a CDS encoding SAM-dependent methyltransferase, which produces MTGPDAAPLDTSRPHPARVYDWWLGGKDNYPVDEELARRILAADDTAVRGARANRRFMHRAVRTLAEAGIRQFLDIGTGIPTEPNLHQVAQAVAPEARVVYADNDPIVLRHAEALLHGSAEGSTDYVHADVRDPDTILRLAGESLDLSRPVALSLVALTHYLDDAADGDDVHGLLRRYVDALAPGSHLVLSQVTPDLNPEAVGRAAALFTRSGTPFHPRSLGEFSRFFDGLELLGPGVIPVTGWRPDSQDVAVQAEGVVPVYAGVARKV; this is translated from the coding sequence ATGACCGGACCCGACGCCGCCCCCCTCGACACCAGCCGCCCCCATCCGGCCCGGGTCTACGACTGGTGGCTGGGCGGCAAGGACAACTACCCGGTGGACGAGGAGCTGGCCCGCAGGATCCTCGCCGCGGACGACACGGCGGTCCGCGGGGCCCGCGCCAACCGCCGGTTCATGCACCGGGCCGTCCGTACGCTCGCCGAGGCCGGCATCCGCCAGTTCCTGGACATCGGCACCGGTATCCCCACGGAGCCGAACCTGCACCAGGTGGCGCAGGCCGTGGCCCCCGAGGCGCGCGTGGTCTACGCCGACAACGACCCGATCGTCCTGCGGCACGCCGAGGCGCTGCTGCACGGGTCGGCGGAGGGCTCCACCGACTACGTCCACGCGGATGTCCGGGACCCGGACACGATCCTGCGGCTGGCCGGCGAGTCGCTGGACCTCTCACGGCCCGTCGCGCTGTCGCTGGTGGCCCTGACGCACTACCTCGACGACGCGGCCGACGGCGACGACGTCCACGGCCTGCTGCGGCGGTACGTCGACGCCCTCGCACCCGGCAGCCACCTGGTCCTGTCCCAGGTCACGCCGGATCTGAACCCCGAGGCGGTGGGCCGTGCCGCCGCTCTCTTCACGCGGAGCGGCACGCCGTTCCACCCGCGCTCGCTGGGCGAGTTCTCGCGCTTCTTCGACGGGCTGGAGCTGCTGGGCCCCGGCGTCATCCCGGTCACCGGATGGCGGCCCGACTCCCAGGACGTGGCGGTCCAGGCGGAGGGTGTCGTGCCGGTGTACGCGGGAGTCGCGCGCAAGGTCTGA
- a CDS encoding nitrate reductase subunit alpha translates to MTDTRTPPTEPGAALLRAGRFFRPGTSAPDLHSIGLVGGRESDAFYRDRWSHDKVVTSTHGVNCTGSCRWNVFVKDGIITWETQATDYPSVGPDRPEYEPRGCPRGAAFSWYTYSPTRVRYPYVRGVLLEMYREAKARLSDPVLAWADIQGDPERRRRYQRARGKGGLVRAHWDEAVEMVAAAHVHTIRSQGPDRIAGFSPIPAMSMVSHAAGARFHSLIGAPMLSFYDWYADLPVASPQVFGDQTDVPESGDWWDAAYLIMWGSNVPVTRTPDAHWMAEARYRGQKVVVVSPDYADNTKFADQWLHPHPGTDAALALGMGHVVLKEFFVDRTTPFFDDYVRRFTDLPFLVTLTERDGAYVPAKFLRAADLGQEGEDARWKTVVLDEASGRAVVPNGSLGFRWNEADQGKWNLDLGEVRPRLSLHGHEMASGVEVLLPRFDTEGGPHAQGRGDVLRRGVPATRLGGATGPLVTTVFDLLLAQYGVARPGVPGDWAASYEDADAPGTPAWQETHTSVPAAACVRIAREFARTAERSRGRCMILMGAGTNHWFHSETIYRAFLALLQLTGCQGRNGGGWAHYVGQEKCRPVTGWATLAAASDWSRPPRQMIGTGYWYLNTDQWRYDRFGADVLASPLGEGRFEGMTGADCLALSARTGWMPSYPTFDRNPLELGEAFGDPVAGAVAELRAGTLKFACEDPDAPGNWPRILTLWRANLLGSSAKGAEYFTKHLLGTHSSLRAEEAAPHERPRDVVWHDEAPEGKLDLLLSLDFRHTSSTLLSDVVLPAATWYEKHDLSSTDMHPYVHAFSPAVDPPWQTRTDFDTFKVLAEKLSELAVGHLGVRKDLVAAPLQHDTPGEIAQPGGVVRDWRRGECDPEPGKSMPNLVVVERDYTAIGAKFAALGPLVEGKGLPAKGITLRPDEEVERLRHMNGAVRGGPADGRPALDTAVKAADTVLALSGTTNGRLAVQGFHTLEARTGQEMAHLAAEHEGKRITYADTQAAPVPVITSPEWSGSEAGGRRYTAFTLNTEHLKPWHTLTGRQHFFLDHDWMHELGEALPVYRPPLDMNRLFGEPRLGPDGHREVTVRYLTPHNKWSIHSEYQDNLFMLALSRGGQTVWMSAQDADAIGVADDDWIEAVNRNGVVVARAIVSHRMPPGTVYMHHAQERTVNVPLAETTGMRGGIHNSLTRLILKPTHLIGGYAQLSWAFNYLGPTGNQRDEVTVIRRRSQEVEY, encoded by the coding sequence GTGACCGACACGCGGACACCGCCGACCGAGCCGGGCGCGGCCCTGCTGCGCGCGGGGCGGTTCTTCCGGCCCGGTACCTCCGCCCCCGACCTGCACAGCATCGGGCTGGTCGGCGGCCGGGAGTCGGACGCGTTCTACCGGGACCGCTGGAGCCACGACAAGGTGGTGACCTCCACGCACGGCGTGAACTGCACCGGTTCGTGCCGCTGGAACGTGTTCGTCAAGGACGGCATCATCACCTGGGAGACCCAGGCGACGGACTATCCCTCGGTCGGCCCGGACCGCCCGGAGTACGAGCCGCGCGGCTGTCCCCGGGGCGCGGCGTTCTCCTGGTACACGTACTCGCCGACCCGGGTGCGCTACCCGTACGTGCGCGGGGTGCTGCTGGAGATGTACCGGGAGGCGAAGGCACGCCTGTCGGACCCGGTGCTGGCCTGGGCCGACATCCAGGGCGACCCGGAGCGGCGACGGCGCTACCAGCGGGCGCGCGGCAAGGGGGGCCTGGTGCGGGCGCACTGGGACGAGGCCGTCGAGATGGTCGCCGCGGCCCACGTCCACACCATCCGCAGCCAGGGGCCGGACCGCATCGCGGGCTTCTCCCCCATCCCGGCGATGTCGATGGTGTCGCACGCGGCGGGCGCCCGCTTCCACTCCCTCATCGGCGCCCCGATGCTGTCGTTCTACGACTGGTACGCCGACCTTCCCGTCGCGTCCCCGCAGGTCTTCGGCGACCAGACGGACGTCCCGGAGTCCGGCGACTGGTGGGACGCGGCGTACCTGATCATGTGGGGCTCCAACGTCCCCGTCACCCGCACCCCGGACGCCCACTGGATGGCGGAGGCCCGCTACCGGGGCCAGAAGGTCGTGGTCGTGTCGCCCGACTACGCCGACAACACCAAGTTCGCCGACCAGTGGCTGCACCCGCACCCGGGCACGGACGCCGCGCTGGCCCTCGGCATGGGGCACGTGGTCCTCAAGGAGTTCTTCGTCGACCGCACGACGCCCTTCTTCGACGACTACGTCCGCCGCTTCACCGACCTGCCGTTCCTGGTGACGCTGACCGAGCGGGACGGGGCGTACGTCCCGGCGAAGTTCCTGCGCGCGGCCGACCTGGGGCAGGAGGGCGAGGACGCCCGCTGGAAGACGGTGGTGCTGGACGAGGCGTCGGGCCGCGCGGTGGTCCCGAACGGCTCGCTGGGCTTCCGCTGGAACGAGGCGGACCAGGGGAAGTGGAACCTCGACCTGGGCGAGGTGCGCCCGCGGCTGAGTCTGCACGGCCACGAGATGGCCTCGGGCGTCGAGGTGCTGCTCCCCCGCTTCGACACCGAGGGCGGCCCGCACGCGCAGGGCCGCGGGGACGTGCTGAGGCGGGGTGTGCCGGCGACACGGCTGGGCGGGGCGACCGGACCGCTGGTGACGACCGTCTTCGACCTGCTGCTGGCCCAGTACGGCGTGGCGCGCCCCGGGGTGCCGGGCGACTGGGCGGCGTCGTACGAGGACGCGGACGCCCCCGGCACCCCGGCCTGGCAGGAGACGCACACCTCGGTCCCGGCGGCGGCCTGTGTGCGCATCGCCCGGGAGTTCGCGCGGACCGCCGAGCGCTCCCGGGGGCGCTGCATGATCCTGATGGGCGCGGGCACCAACCACTGGTTCCACTCCGAGACGATCTACCGGGCCTTCCTGGCCCTGCTCCAGCTCACCGGCTGCCAGGGCCGCAACGGCGGCGGCTGGGCGCACTACGTGGGCCAGGAGAAGTGCCGTCCGGTGACCGGCTGGGCGACGCTGGCCGCCGCGTCGGACTGGTCGCGCCCGCCGCGCCAGATGATCGGCACCGGGTACTGGTACCTCAACACCGACCAGTGGCGCTACGACCGCTTCGGCGCCGACGTCCTGGCCTCGCCGCTGGGCGAGGGACGGTTCGAGGGGATGACGGGCGCGGACTGCCTCGCGCTGTCGGCGCGCACCGGGTGGATGCCCTCGTACCCGACCTTCGACCGCAATCCGCTGGAGCTGGGCGAGGCCTTCGGCGATCCGGTGGCGGGCGCGGTGGCCGAACTGCGCGCGGGCACCCTGAAGTTCGCCTGCGAGGATCCGGACGCGCCGGGGAACTGGCCCCGCATCCTGACCCTGTGGCGGGCCAACCTGCTCGGTTCGTCGGCCAAGGGCGCCGAGTACTTCACCAAGCACCTGCTGGGCACCCACTCCTCGCTGCGCGCCGAGGAGGCCGCGCCCCACGAGCGCCCGCGGGACGTGGTGTGGCACGACGAGGCGCCCGAGGGGAAGCTCGACCTGCTGCTGTCGCTGGACTTCCGGCACACCTCGTCGACCCTGCTGTCCGACGTGGTGCTGCCCGCCGCGACCTGGTACGAGAAGCACGACCTGTCCAGCACGGACATGCACCCCTACGTGCACGCCTTCTCCCCGGCGGTGGACCCGCCGTGGCAGACGCGGACCGACTTCGACACGTTCAAGGTGCTCGCGGAGAAGCTGAGCGAGCTGGCCGTCGGCCATCTCGGCGTGCGCAAGGACCTGGTGGCGGCGCCGCTCCAGCACGACACCCCGGGCGAGATCGCCCAGCCGGGCGGGGTGGTACGGGACTGGCGGCGCGGGGAGTGCGACCCCGAGCCGGGGAAGTCCATGCCGAACCTCGTCGTCGTCGAGCGGGACTACACGGCGATCGGCGCGAAGTTCGCGGCGCTGGGGCCGCTGGTGGAGGGCAAGGGCCTGCCGGCCAAGGGCATCACCCTGAGGCCGGACGAGGAGGTGGAGCGGCTGCGGCACATGAACGGGGCGGTGCGCGGCGGCCCGGCCGACGGGCGCCCGGCGCTGGACACGGCGGTGAAGGCCGCCGACACCGTCCTGGCCCTGTCCGGCACGACCAACGGCCGCCTTGCCGTGCAGGGCTTTCACACGCTGGAGGCGAGGACGGGGCAGGAGATGGCCCACCTCGCCGCCGAGCACGAGGGCAAGCGGATCACGTACGCGGACACGCAGGCGGCGCCCGTGCCGGTGATCACCTCTCCGGAGTGGTCGGGCAGTGAGGCCGGCGGGCGCCGGTACACGGCGTTCACGCTCAACACCGAGCACCTCAAGCCCTGGCACACCCTCACCGGCCGGCAGCACTTCTTCCTCGACCACGACTGGATGCACGAGCTGGGCGAGGCACTGCCCGTGTACCGGCCGCCGCTGGACATGAACCGCCTGTTCGGCGAGCCGCGGCTCGGCCCCGACGGGCACCGCGAGGTGACGGTCCGCTACCTCACCCCGCACAACAAGTGGTCCATCCACTCCGAGTACCAGGACAACCTGTTCATGCTGGCGCTGTCCCGCGGCGGCCAGACCGTCTGGATGTCGGCGCAGGACGCGGACGCGATCGGGGTCGCCGACGACGACTGGATCGAGGCGGTCAACCGCAACGGCGTGGTCGTGGCCCGGGCGATCGTCTCGCACCGCATGCCACCCGGCACGGTGTACATGCACCACGCCCAGGAACGCACGGTCAACGTTCCGCTCGCCGAGACGACCGGCATGCGCGGCGGCATCCACAACTCGCTCACCCGGCTGATCCTCAAGCCGACCCATCTCATCGGCGGCTACGCCCAGTTGTCCTGGGCGTTCAACTACCTCGGCCCGACGGGCAACCAGCGCGACGAGGTCACCGTGATCCGCCGCCGCAGCCAGGAGGTCGAGTACTGA
- a CDS encoding helix-turn-helix domain-containing protein, translating to MSERRAAPTVGQVVLGRRLQELRERAGLRREEAAQVLRVAPATVRRMETAEVALKIPYVQILLTAYGVPAAEVSAFVALAEEANQPGWWQRYHDVLPDWFSMYVSLEGAARIVRSYEPHFVPGLLQTEDYARAVLEAGTIGNSGGDAVERHVSLRMERQRLLERADPPHLWVVMDETVLRRPVSTDGRVMREQLDKLLEFSVRDRVTLQVAEFEDGPHPGTYAPFTLFRFGEPELPDMVFTEYLTGALYLDSRTEVSAHLEVLDHMTARAASTQRTEKILREYREYH from the coding sequence GTGAGTGAGCGGCGGGCCGCACCCACAGTGGGCCAGGTGGTCCTGGGCAGGCGGTTGCAGGAACTGCGGGAGAGGGCGGGTCTCAGGCGAGAGGAGGCCGCCCAGGTGCTCCGGGTGGCACCGGCGACCGTGCGGCGCATGGAGACGGCCGAGGTCGCGCTGAAAATACCGTACGTCCAGATACTGCTGACGGCGTACGGAGTGCCCGCGGCCGAGGTGTCGGCCTTCGTCGCCCTGGCCGAGGAGGCGAACCAGCCCGGCTGGTGGCAGCGGTACCACGACGTGCTGCCGGACTGGTTCAGCATGTACGTGAGCCTGGAGGGCGCCGCGCGGATCGTCCGGTCCTACGAGCCCCACTTCGTGCCCGGGCTGCTGCAGACCGAGGACTACGCACGCGCGGTCCTGGAGGCGGGCACCATCGGGAACTCGGGAGGGGACGCGGTCGAGCGGCACGTGTCCCTGCGCATGGAGCGCCAGCGGCTGCTGGAGCGCGCGGACCCGCCCCACCTGTGGGTGGTGATGGACGAGACGGTGCTGCGGCGCCCGGTGAGCACCGACGGGCGGGTGATGCGCGAGCAGTTGGACAAGCTGCTGGAGTTCTCCGTCCGGGACCGGGTGACACTCCAGGTCGCCGAGTTCGAGGACGGCCCGCATCCCGGGACGTACGCGCCGTTCACGCTGTTCCGGTTCGGCGAGCCGGAGCTGCCCGACATGGTGTTCACCGAGTACCTGACGGGCGCCCTGTATCTGGATTCCCGTACGGAGGTCTCCGCGCACCTGGAGGTCCTGGACCACATGACGGCGCGTGCCGCCTCGACCCAGCGCACCGAGAAGATCCTGCGCGAGTACCGCGAGTACCACTGA